A window from Theropithecus gelada isolate Dixy chromosome 1, Tgel_1.0, whole genome shotgun sequence encodes these proteins:
- the FBXO44 gene encoding F-box only protein 44 isoform X3: protein MAVGNINELPENILLELFTHVPARQLLLNCRLVCSLWRDLIDLVTLWKRKCLREGFITEDWDQPVADWKIFYFLRSLHRNLLHNPCAEEGFEFWSLDVNGGDEWKVEDLSRDQRKEFPNDQVRSQARLRVQVPAVRSAPVVRARASGDLPARPGNHPAEERCQVEGGLPHILQLPARRPLHLVSARRRGHSLLGRLVRPESHQQQHHHRAPTALTPPEPPSAEP from the exons ATGGCTGTGGGGAACATCAACGAGCTGCCCGAGAACATCCTGCTGGAGCTGTTCACGCACGTGCCCGCCCGCCAGCTGCTGCTGAACTGCCGCCTGGTCTGCAGCCTCTGGCGGGACCTCATCGACCTGGTGACCCTCTGGAAGCGCAAGTGCCTGCGAGAGGGCTTCATCACCGAGGACTGGGACCAGCCCGTGGCCGACTGGAAGATCTTCTACTTCCTACGGAGCCTGCACAGGAACCTCCTGCACAACCCGTGCGCTGAAG AGGGGTTCGAGTTCTGGAGCCTGGATGTGAATGGAGGCGATGAATGGAAGGTGGAGGATCTCTCTCGAGACCAGAGGAAGGAATTCCCCAATGACCAG gTTCGCAGCCAGGCCAGATTGCGGGTCCAAGTACCAGCTGTGCGTTCAGCTCCTGTCGTCCGCGCACGCGCCTCTGGGGACCTTCCAGCCAGACCCGGCAACCATCCAGCAGAAGAGCGATGCCAAGTGGAGGGAG GTCTCCCACACATTCTCCAACTACCCGCCCGGCGTCCGCTACATCTGGTTTCAGCACGGCGGCGTGGACACTCATTACTGGGCCGGCTGGTACGGCCCGAGAGTCACCAACAGCAGCATCACCATCGGGCCCCCACTGCCCTGACACCCCCTGAGCCCCCATCTGCTGAACCCTGA
- the FBXO44 gene encoding F-box only protein 44 isoform X1 has protein sequence MAVGNINELPENILLELFTHVPARQLLLNCRLVCSLWRDLIDLVTLWKRKCLREGFITEDWDQPVADWKIFYFLRSLHRNLLHNPCAEEGFEFWSLDVNGGDEWKVEDLSRDQRKEFPNDQHLPQVPGGGPQGRRVLGGADGYHTAGHRGQGLVRSQARLRVQVPAVRSAPVVRARASGDLPARPGNHPAEERCQVEGGLPHILQLPARRPLHLVSARRRGHSLLGRLVRPESHQQQHHHRAPTALTPPEPPSAEP, from the exons ATGGCTGTGGGGAACATCAACGAGCTGCCCGAGAACATCCTGCTGGAGCTGTTCACGCACGTGCCCGCCCGCCAGCTGCTGCTGAACTGCCGCCTGGTCTGCAGCCTCTGGCGGGACCTCATCGACCTGGTGACCCTCTGGAAGCGCAAGTGCCTGCGAGAGGGCTTCATCACCGAGGACTGGGACCAGCCCGTGGCCGACTGGAAGATCTTCTACTTCCTACGGAGCCTGCACAGGAACCTCCTGCACAACCCGTGCGCTGAAG AGGGGTTCGAGTTCTGGAGCCTGGATGTGAATGGAGGCGATGAATGGAAGGTGGAGGATCTCTCTCGAGACCAGAGGAAGGAATTCCCCAATGACCAG CACCTGCCTCAAGTCCCAGGTGGTGGACCTCAAGGCCGAAGGGTATTGGGAGGAGCTGATGGATACCACACGGCCGGACATCGAGGTCAAGGACTG gTTCGCAGCCAGGCCAGATTGCGGGTCCAAGTACCAGCTGTGCGTTCAGCTCCTGTCGTCCGCGCACGCGCCTCTGGGGACCTTCCAGCCAGACCCGGCAACCATCCAGCAGAAGAGCGATGCCAAGTGGAGGGAG GTCTCCCACACATTCTCCAACTACCCGCCCGGCGTCCGCTACATCTGGTTTCAGCACGGCGGCGTGGACACTCATTACTGGGCCGGCTGGTACGGCCCGAGAGTCACCAACAGCAGCATCACCATCGGGCCCCCACTGCCCTGACACCCCCTGAGCCCCCATCTGCTGAACCCTGA
- the FBXO44 gene encoding F-box only protein 44 isoform X2 produces MAVGNINELPENILLELFTHVPARQLLLNCRLVCSLWRDLIDLVTLWKRKCLREGFITEDWDQPVADWKIFYFLRSLHRNLLHNPCAEEGFEFWSLDVNGGDEWKVEDLSRDQRKEFPNDQVKKYFVTSYYTCLKSQVVDLKAEGYWEELMDTTRPDIEVKDWFAARPDCGSKYQLCVQLLSSAHAPLGTFQPDPATIQQKSDAKWREVSHTFSNYPPGVRYIWFQHGGVDTHYWAGWYGPRVTNSSITIGPPLP; encoded by the exons ATGGCTGTGGGGAACATCAACGAGCTGCCCGAGAACATCCTGCTGGAGCTGTTCACGCACGTGCCCGCCCGCCAGCTGCTGCTGAACTGCCGCCTGGTCTGCAGCCTCTGGCGGGACCTCATCGACCTGGTGACCCTCTGGAAGCGCAAGTGCCTGCGAGAGGGCTTCATCACCGAGGACTGGGACCAGCCCGTGGCCGACTGGAAGATCTTCTACTTCCTACGGAGCCTGCACAGGAACCTCCTGCACAACCCGTGCGCTGAAG AGGGGTTCGAGTTCTGGAGCCTGGATGTGAATGGAGGCGATGAATGGAAGGTGGAGGATCTCTCTCGAGACCAGAGGAAGGAATTCCCCAATGACCAGGTCAAGAAATACTTCGTGACTTCATATTA CACCTGCCTCAAGTCCCAGGTGGTGGACCTCAAGGCCGAAGGGTATTGGGAGGAGCTGATGGATACCACACGGCCGGACATCGAGGTCAAGGACTG gTTCGCAGCCAGGCCAGATTGCGGGTCCAAGTACCAGCTGTGCGTTCAGCTCCTGTCGTCCGCGCACGCGCCTCTGGGGACCTTCCAGCCAGACCCGGCAACCATCCAGCAGAAGAGCGATGCCAAGTGGAGGGAG GTCTCCCACACATTCTCCAACTACCCGCCCGGCGTCCGCTACATCTGGTTTCAGCACGGCGGCGTGGACACTCATTACTGGGCCGGCTGGTACGGCCCGAGAGTCACCAACAGCAGCATCACCATCGGGCCCCCACTGCCCTGA